The Monomorium pharaonis isolate MP-MQ-018 chromosome 5, ASM1337386v2, whole genome shotgun sequence genome includes a window with the following:
- the LOC105833663 gene encoding fatty acid synthase-like, whose product MSGKGTYGSWNGINSGEEIVISGIAGRFPSSDNLYQLRDNLFNKVDLIKANHLRWNINHPDIPTRMGTINNIKKFDADFFGISVEQAHVFSPDIRMLLEHTYEAIIDAGVNPKQLQGTNTAVIIGLIYSETQGEFMFHNVKSGGKNVIGGSKSMTANMISYFLNLKGPSTTIDSACSSSLHALAYGYDCIMSGLCEDAIIGTTNLCLHPMMTLHFARLGIF is encoded by the exons ATGAGTGGTAAAGGAACATATGGATCGTGGAATGGTATTAATTCCGGTGAAGAGATCGTTATTTCTGGTATTGCTGGCAGATTTCCAAGTTCAGATAATTTGTATCAGTTACGAgataatctatttaataaagttgatCTTATCAAAGCAAATCATCTCCGATGGAATATAA ATCATCCGGATATTCCAACCCGTATGGGaacaattaacaatataaaaaaatttgatgcaGATTTCTTTGGAATATCTGTAGAGCAAGCACACGTATTCTCGCCCGATATAAGAATGTTACTAGAACATACTTACGAAGCTATTATCGATGCAGGAGTTAATCCAAAACAACTACAAGGAACAAATACTGCCGTAATCATAGGGCTAATTTATAGTGAAACACAAGGGGAATTTATGTTTCATAATGttaag TCAGGTGGTAAAAATGTTATTGGAGGTTCCAAATCTATGACCGCAAACATGATTTCATACTTCTTGAATCTGAAAGGACCATCAACTACTATCGATTCAGCGTGCAGTTCGAGCCTGCACGCCTTGGCCTATGGTTACGATTGCATTATGTCTGGCTTATGCGAAGACGCGATAATTGGAACTACAAATCTATGTTTACATCCCATGATGACCTTACATTTCGCACGTCtaggtattttttaa